From Solanum lycopersicum chromosome 8, SLM_r2.1, the proteins below share one genomic window:
- the LOC101265259 gene encoding autophagy-related protein 8f isoform X1 has protein sequence MIKKIRLHTLFIESKKTKQKKKVFLIIQFNQTYYYNLPIFFPPFLVQSFSTKKGIYIYIYINMAKSLFKQEHDLEKRRAEASRIREKYTDRIPVIVEKAERSDIPNIDKKKYLVPADLTVGQFVYVIRKRIKLSAEKAIFIFVDNVLPPTGAIMSSIYDEKKDEDGFLYVTYSGENTFGEP, from the exons atgataaaaaaaattaggctacatacattatttatagagtccaaaaaaacaaagcaaaagaaaaaagtttttttaatcattCAATTCAATCAAACCTACTACTATAATCTTCCCATTTTTTTTCCCCCTTTTCTTGTTCAATCATTCTCTACAAAAAAAG gcatatatatatatatatatataaatatggcAAAGAGTTTGTTCAAGCAAGAACATGATCTTG AGAAGAGACGCGCTGAAGCTTCTAGGATTAGGGAAAAATACACAGATAGGATTCCG GTAATAGTAGAAAAGGCTGAAAGGAGTGATATTCCCAACATTGACAAGAAAAA GTATCTTGTCCCAGCTGACTTGACGGTAGGGCAGTTTGTGTATGTCATTCGAAAAAGGATTAAATTGAGTGCAGAAAAGGCAATTTTCATATTCGTCGACAATGTCCTACCACCAACAG GTGCAATCATGTCTTCCATCTATGACGAGAAGAAGGATGAAGACGGTTTCCTTTATGTTACCTACAGTGGAGAGAACACATTTGGGGAACCTTAA
- the LOC101265259 gene encoding autophagy-related protein 8f isoform X3 gives MAKSLFKQEHDLEKRRAEASRIREKYTDRIPVIVEKAERSDIPNIDKKKYLVPADLTVGQFVYVIRKRIKLSAEKAIFIFVDNVLPPTGAIMSSIYDEKKDEDGFLYVTYSGENTFGEP, from the exons atggcAAAGAGTTTGTTCAAGCAAGAACATGATCTTG AGAAGAGACGCGCTGAAGCTTCTAGGATTAGGGAAAAATACACAGATAGGATTCCG GTAATAGTAGAAAAGGCTGAAAGGAGTGATATTCCCAACATTGACAAGAAAAA GTATCTTGTCCCAGCTGACTTGACGGTAGGGCAGTTTGTGTATGTCATTCGAAAAAGGATTAAATTGAGTGCAGAAAAGGCAATTTTCATATTCGTCGACAATGTCCTACCACCAACAG GTGCAATCATGTCTTCCATCTATGACGAGAAGAAGGATGAAGACGGTTTCCTTTATGTTACCTACAGTGGAGAGAACACATTTGGGGAACCTTAA
- the LOC101265259 gene encoding autophagy-related protein 8f isoform X2, translating into MIKKIRLHTLFIESKKTKQKKKVFLIIQFNQTYYYNLPIFFPPFLVQSFSTKKEKRRAEASRIREKYTDRIPVIVEKAERSDIPNIDKKKYLVPADLTVGQFVYVIRKRIKLSAEKAIFIFVDNVLPPTGAIMSSIYDEKKDEDGFLYVTYSGENTFGEP; encoded by the exons atgataaaaaaaattaggctacatacattatttatagagtccaaaaaaacaaagcaaaagaaaaaagtttttttaatcattCAATTCAATCAAACCTACTACTATAATCTTCCCATTTTTTTTCCCCCTTTTCTTGTTCAATCATTCTCTACAAAAAAAG AGAAGAGACGCGCTGAAGCTTCTAGGATTAGGGAAAAATACACAGATAGGATTCCG GTAATAGTAGAAAAGGCTGAAAGGAGTGATATTCCCAACATTGACAAGAAAAA GTATCTTGTCCCAGCTGACTTGACGGTAGGGCAGTTTGTGTATGTCATTCGAAAAAGGATTAAATTGAGTGCAGAAAAGGCAATTTTCATATTCGTCGACAATGTCCTACCACCAACAG GTGCAATCATGTCTTCCATCTATGACGAGAAGAAGGATGAAGACGGTTTCCTTTATGTTACCTACAGTGGAGAGAACACATTTGGGGAACCTTAA
- the LOC101264743 gene encoding uncharacterized protein, which translates to MESFADLERLQTRILQRITNLELSLLPTGDTPLSAASTAVADDTTTVDCLSSILLGNGVRDFCFKRVASDYYDWPLEARRDVLGAASVHHLCKSIVLVNTQAPSNITDCSDRNNSKYYVVVVQYTARFNAETVKNFLYTLNDGKIAKKKFNMRLAPEETSIKLTGFEHNGVTCVGMKTDIPVILDEAIAKLSPDFFWLGGGEIDLKLGVRTSEFIKFVKPFIVNCSGA; encoded by the exons ATGGAGTCATTTGCAGATTTGGAGCGACTCCAGACCCGAATCCTTCAACGAATAACAAACCTCGAGCTCTCTCTTCTTCCTACCGGCGATACTCCTCTCTCCGCCGCCAGTACCGCGGTCGCCGACGACACCACCACCGTGGACTGCCTATCCTCCATTCTCCTCGGGAATGGCGTCAGAGATTTCTGCTTCAAGCGTGTTGCCTCTGATTACTATGATTGGCCTCTCGAAGCTCGTCGTGATGTTTTAGGCGCTGCATCCGTTCACCATCTCTGCAAAAGCATTGTTCTG GTAAATACTCAAGCCCCATCTAATATCACTGATTGTAGTGATCGTAACAATTCAAAGTACTATGTCGTAGTTGTACAG TATACTGCTAGATTTAATGCTGAGACTGTGAAGAATTTCCTATACACACTCAATGATGGCAAGATAGCCAAAAAGAAATTCAACA TGAGACTTGCTCCCGAGGAGACATCAATCAAACTGACTGGTTTTGAACACAATGGAGTTACGTGTGTTGGCATGAAAACAGATATACCG GTGATTTTGGATGAAGCAATTGCCAAACTCAGCCCTGACTTCTTCTGGTTAGGAGGCGGTGAGATTGATCTTAAACTGGGGGTGAGGACTTCAGAATTCATCAAGTTTGTTAAACCTTTCATCGTCAACTGCAGCGGTGCTTAG